The following coding sequences lie in one Bacteroides helcogenes P 36-108 genomic window:
- the metA gene encoding homoserine O-acetyltransferase MetA, protein MPLNLPDKLPAIELLKEENIFVIDTSRASQQDIRPLRIVILNLMPLKITTETDLVRLLSNTPLQVEISFMKIKSHTSKNTPIEHMKTFYTDFEKMRGEKYDGMIVTGAPVEQMDFEEVTYWDEITEIFNWARTHVTSTLYICWAAQAGLYHHYGVPKHALDKKMFGIFEHRPLLPLHPIFRGFDDTFYVPHSRHTEVRREDILKVPELTLLSESEDAGVYMVVARGGREFFVTGHSEYSPLTLDTEYRRDLGKGLPIELPRNYYVGDNPDKGVRVRWRAHANLLFSNWLNYFVYQETPYNIEDIG, encoded by the coding sequence ATGCCTTTAAATTTGCCTGATAAACTTCCTGCAATAGAATTGCTGAAAGAAGAGAATATATTTGTCATTGACACCTCCCGTGCAAGTCAGCAAGATATCCGTCCGTTGCGTATCGTGATTTTGAACCTCATGCCGTTGAAGATTACGACAGAAACGGATTTGGTTCGTCTGCTATCCAATACTCCGCTTCAGGTAGAGATTTCTTTTATGAAGATAAAGAGCCATACTTCCAAGAATACTCCGATAGAACACATGAAAACATTTTATACGGATTTTGAGAAAATGCGTGGCGAGAAATATGACGGTATGATCGTTACCGGTGCTCCGGTGGAGCAGATGGATTTTGAAGAGGTCACCTATTGGGATGAGATAACGGAGATTTTCAACTGGGCGCGTACCCATGTCACTTCTACCCTTTATATTTGTTGGGCGGCGCAGGCGGGGCTTTACCATCATTATGGTGTGCCTAAGCATGCTCTTGACAAGAAGATGTTCGGTATTTTCGAGCATCGTCCTCTGCTTCCCTTGCATCCCATTTTCCGTGGATTCGATGATACGTTTTATGTTCCTCATAGCCGCCATACGGAGGTCCGGAGAGAAGATATCCTGAAGGTTCCGGAGCTTACGTTGCTTTCCGAGTCGGAGGATGCCGGAGTGTATATGGTGGTGGCCCGCGGTGGACGCGAGTTCTTTGTGACCGGACATTCGGAATATTCTCCATTGACGCTCGACACTGAATACCGCCGTGATTTAGGCAAAGGATTGCCCATTGAACTGCCCCGTAACTATTATGTAGGCGATAATCCGGACAAGGGGGTGCGGGTTCGCTGGCGTGCGCATGCCAATCTGTTGTTCTCCAACTGGCTGAACTACTTTGTATATCAGGAGACACCCTATAATATTGAGGATATCGGGTAA
- a CDS encoding fimbrillin family protein has product MKKNMLLEKVFIATLFCCGLWNTACVNQIEGDDGPTEGNTPITFSIKIKKASTKTSNNLFETGDKVGLYAMLNGVEIDGKRYIDNLSLTCGENNALIPSKSIFYPEGDDAALDFISYYPYRSQGAATGNSTIAISVQTDQSSSEGYSQSDFLTAKAKKVASSDKAVELTYSHKLSKVRIALTPKKDEDINAMLESNPEIIACGFCTQATYDLTTETFSNHSASTDIISAGNWKIEDGRLTGKEFIIIPQSINDKQSFQIEWNGQIYSCAIPALEKVDGNVQYEIDIATIKAGSNTLNGIIGSINEWPAETYTENTDNSQDYTAVHISVLSFSASNVYRIYSAGTPIAEICKEYLTSDQLTSQAIISYPVKEDETTDLSKGTILSLLDSKEAVNGGTICWNSGENTFTYSPGTSKAINEIYFDRKGNVLMEKPETPINVHVLKYTIRDIREGLQEYPVIKIGTQYWMRKNLCAIFYQDGSPIEKLTELGKDAGYFKPADYDIYFYNGEAVKEKELSPEGWKIPSENDWDKLATYIKGNASLLKAGEWKFAGTDDGTGVVTPATNTAMFSVYPSGMWFGDHHANAYKMTGFWSWDYTGNTIPEKTVFFMGQSNEILKDQTSATGKDYYKALSIRCIKE; this is encoded by the coding sequence ATGAAGAAAAACATGCTTTTAGAGAAAGTGTTCATCGCAACACTCTTTTGCTGTGGCCTATGGAATACAGCTTGTGTAAACCAAATTGAAGGTGACGATGGACCGACAGAAGGGAACACTCCCATAACGTTCTCCATAAAAATAAAAAAAGCTTCAACCAAAACAAGCAACAATTTGTTCGAGACAGGCGATAAGGTAGGTCTGTATGCCATGCTGAACGGAGTGGAAATCGACGGAAAACGATATATCGACAATCTGAGCCTGACTTGTGGAGAAAACAATGCCCTCATCCCGTCCAAAAGTATATTCTATCCGGAAGGAGATGACGCAGCATTGGACTTCATCAGTTACTACCCCTATCGCTCCCAAGGAGCCGCCACCGGTAACTCCACCATCGCTATATCTGTACAAACAGACCAAAGCAGCAGTGAGGGGTATTCACAAAGTGACTTCCTCACGGCCAAAGCAAAAAAAGTAGCAAGCAGCGACAAGGCGGTAGAACTGACATACAGCCACAAGCTTTCCAAAGTGAGAATCGCTCTCACTCCTAAAAAGGATGAAGACATAAACGCCATGCTGGAGAGTAATCCGGAAATCATAGCCTGCGGATTCTGCACACAAGCCACATACGATCTGACGACAGAAACCTTCAGCAATCACAGCGCGTCAACAGACATCATTTCCGCAGGGAATTGGAAAATAGAAGACGGCAGGCTGACTGGAAAAGAATTCATCATCATACCGCAATCAATCAACGATAAACAGTCATTCCAAATAGAATGGAACGGACAGATATACAGTTGCGCAATACCCGCATTGGAGAAAGTAGATGGCAATGTGCAATATGAGATAGACATAGCTACCATAAAAGCCGGAAGCAACACCTTGAACGGCATTATCGGATCGATCAATGAATGGCCTGCAGAAACATATACAGAAAATACGGACAATAGCCAAGATTACACAGCCGTACACATATCTGTCCTCTCCTTCTCCGCATCAAATGTATATCGGATCTATTCGGCGGGAACGCCTATCGCCGAAATCTGCAAAGAATACCTTACTTCGGACCAACTGACCTCCCAAGCCATCATCAGCTATCCGGTAAAAGAAGATGAGACAACCGACTTGAGCAAAGGAACCATCCTGTCGCTACTCGACAGCAAAGAAGCCGTCAATGGTGGAACCATTTGCTGGAACAGCGGTGAAAACACATTCACATATAGTCCCGGCACTTCCAAGGCCATCAATGAAATCTACTTTGACAGAAAAGGGAATGTACTCATGGAGAAGCCGGAAACGCCAATCAATGTCCACGTCCTAAAATACACTATACGAGACATCAGAGAAGGGCTGCAAGAATACCCCGTCATCAAAATAGGCACACAATACTGGATGCGCAAGAACTTATGCGCAATCTTTTACCAGGATGGAAGCCCCATTGAAAAACTGACGGAACTGGGGAAAGACGCCGGCTACTTCAAGCCTGCCGATTATGACATCTACTTTTACAATGGGGAAGCGGTAAAAGAAAAAGAACTAAGTCCTGAAGGATGGAAAATCCCTTCGGAAAATGACTGGGATAAACTGGCAACTTACATCAAGGGAAACGCATCTTTGCTGAAAGCAGGAGAGTGGAAATTTGCCGGAACAGACGACGGTACAGGGGTAGTGACGCCTGCTACGAATACGGCCATGTTCAGTGTGTATCCATCAGGAATGTGGTTTGGAGACCATCACGCCAACGCGTATAAAATGACAGGATTCTGGAGTTGGGACTATACCGGCAATACGATACCCGAAAAAACAGTTTTCTTTATGGGACAGAGCAATGAAATCCTCAAAGACCAGACCTCGGCAACTGGCAAAGACTATTATAAAGCTCTTTCTATCCGCTGTATAAAAGAATAA
- a CDS encoding peptidase U32 family protein: protein MMKQRKIELLAPARNLECGIEAVNHGADAVYIGAPKFGARAAAVNSSEDIAALVKYAHLYNVRIYVTVNTILKEEELAETEKMIWELYRIGVDALIVQDMGITRLNLPPIPLHGSTQMDNRTPEKVRFLSDVGFRQVVLARELSLREIRRIHEVCPDVPLEVFVHGALCVSYSGQCYASQACFGRSANRGECAQFCRLPFSLTDSDGKTIVHEKHLLSLKDMNRSEALEELLDAGVTSLKIEGRLKDVSYVKNVTAAYRQKLDAVFARRKEYVRASSGACRFGFKPQLDKSFSRGFTHYFLEGREQDIASFDTPKSLGEEMGNMKEQRGNYLTVAGVKPFHNGDGVCFLDEQGRLQGFRINRVDGNKLYPAGEMPRIKPRTRLYRNFDQEFERVLARRSSERKIGISLDLSETAFGFVLSASDENGNRVTLSFPYPKEPARTPQQDNLMTQLSKLGNTPFELMALPKGAAGVAIHLSGNWFIPASVVTDWRRQVLDKLVAARRIAYRRETAVWKPTGHAFPVPSLTYLGNVMNSAARSFYLEHGVQTVAPAYEKQAVPAAVLMFCKHCLRYSMGWCPVHQKDRSPYREPYFLVGTDGKRFRLDFDCKNCQMKVYGNEE from the coding sequence GTGATGAAACAAAGAAAAATAGAACTGCTGGCCCCAGCCAGGAATCTGGAATGTGGTATTGAAGCCGTGAATCATGGAGCCGACGCCGTATATATCGGTGCGCCTAAATTCGGCGCGCGTGCTGCCGCCGTCAATTCTTCGGAAGACATTGCCGCCTTGGTGAAATATGCTCATCTGTATAATGTCCGTATTTATGTCACAGTCAATACAATTCTGAAAGAAGAGGAACTGGCGGAGACGGAGAAGATGATTTGGGAATTGTATCGCATCGGTGTGGATGCCCTGATTGTTCAGGACATGGGCATCACACGTCTGAATTTGCCGCCCATTCCGTTGCATGGCAGTACGCAGATGGATAACCGCACTCCTGAAAAAGTGCGGTTCTTGTCCGATGTCGGTTTCCGCCAGGTGGTGCTGGCGCGTGAGCTGTCTCTGCGGGAGATACGTCGTATTCATGAAGTCTGTCCCGACGTGCCGCTTGAGGTCTTTGTACACGGGGCACTCTGCGTCAGTTACAGCGGTCAGTGCTATGCCAGTCAGGCTTGTTTCGGGAGGAGCGCCAACCGGGGAGAGTGCGCGCAGTTCTGTCGTTTGCCGTTCAGCCTGACAGACTCTGACGGCAAGACGATTGTGCATGAGAAGCATTTGCTATCTTTGAAGGACATGAACAGGAGCGAGGCTCTGGAAGAACTGTTGGATGCGGGGGTGACTTCCTTGAAGATAGAGGGCCGTTTGAAAGACGTGTCTTATGTGAAGAATGTGACGGCGGCATATCGTCAGAAGTTGGATGCGGTATTTGCGCGTCGCAAAGAATATGTCCGTGCCTCTTCGGGTGCTTGCCGTTTCGGCTTCAAGCCCCAGTTGGACAAGAGCTTCAGCCGTGGTTTTACTCACTATTTTCTGGAAGGCAGAGAACAGGATATAGCTTCGTTCGACACTCCCAAGTCTTTGGGAGAGGAAATGGGGAATATGAAGGAGCAACGGGGCAATTATCTTACCGTGGCCGGAGTAAAGCCTTTTCACAATGGAGACGGTGTTTGTTTTCTGGATGAACAGGGACGTCTGCAAGGTTTCCGTATTAACCGGGTGGACGGCAACAAACTTTATCCGGCGGGTGAAATGCCCCGCATCAAACCACGCACCCGCCTTTACCGCAATTTTGACCAGGAGTTTGAACGTGTCCTTGCCCGGCGGTCATCCGAACGTAAAATAGGTATTTCTCTGGATTTGTCGGAAACGGCTTTCGGTTTTGTCCTGTCTGCATCCGATGAGAATGGTAACCGGGTTACCCTCTCTTTTCCTTATCCTAAGGAGCCGGCGCGTACGCCGCAGCAGGATAACCTGATGACTCAGTTAAGCAAGCTGGGCAATACGCCTTTTGAACTGATGGCTTTGCCGAAAGGCGCTGCCGGAGTTGCGATTCATCTATCCGGCAATTGGTTTATCCCGGCTTCTGTTGTGACGGATTGGCGTCGGCAGGTTCTTGATAAACTGGTGGCGGCCCGTCGCATTGCTTATCGTCGCGAAACGGCTGTATGGAAACCTACCGGCCATGCTTTCCCCGTCCCTTCACTGACATATCTGGGGAATGTAATGAACAGTGCCGCCCGCAGCTTCTATCTGGAGCATGGGGTGCAGACCGTAGCGCCTGCCTATGAAAAGCAGGCTGTACCTGCCGCAGTCCTTATGTTCTGCAAGCATTGCCTGCGTTACAGCATGGGTTGGTGTCCTGTCCATCAGAAAGACCGTTCTCCCTACCGGGAGCCTTATTTCCTGGTAGGTACGGACGGTAAGCGGTTCCGCTTAGACTTTGATTGCAAAAACTGTCAAATGAAAGTGTATGGAAATGAAGAATGA
- the metF gene encoding methylenetetrahydrofolate reductase [NAD(P)H]: MRVIDLIHSNEKTAFSFEILPPLKGTGIEKLYQTIDTLREFDPKYINITTHRSEYVYKDLGNGLFQRNRLRRRPGTVAVAAAIQNKYNITMVPHILCSGFTREDTEYVLLDLQFLGITDLLVLRGDKAKHESVFTPEGNGYHHAIELQDQINNFNKGIFVDGSEMKVTNTPFSYGVACYPEKHEEAPNINTDIYWLKKKVEAGAEYAVTQLFYDNRKYFDFVERARKEGITIPIIPGIKPFKKLSQLSMIPKTFKVDLPEELTKEALKCKNDEEAQQLGIEWCIQQCKELMAHGIPSLHFYAVGATNSIKEVARQIY; the protein is encoded by the coding sequence ATGAGAGTAATCGACCTGATACACAGTAACGAAAAAACAGCTTTTTCTTTTGAAATATTGCCGCCACTGAAAGGTACGGGAATCGAAAAGCTGTATCAAACCATAGATACATTACGGGAATTCGATCCCAAATACATCAATATTACCACACACCGTAGCGAATATGTATATAAAGACCTTGGAAACGGGCTGTTCCAACGCAACCGGTTGCGCCGCCGCCCAGGCACAGTGGCCGTAGCCGCCGCCATCCAGAACAAATATAATATCACCATGGTCCCGCATATACTTTGCAGCGGGTTCACCCGTGAAGATACAGAGTATGTATTGCTTGACCTGCAATTCTTAGGAATTACCGACCTCCTTGTTTTGCGGGGTGACAAAGCTAAACATGAGTCCGTATTCACTCCCGAAGGAAACGGCTACCATCATGCCATAGAATTACAGGATCAGATCAACAATTTCAATAAAGGAATTTTCGTGGACGGCTCCGAAATGAAAGTAACCAACACCCCGTTCTCCTATGGCGTGGCCTGCTATCCTGAAAAACATGAAGAAGCCCCCAATATAAATACAGATATCTATTGGTTGAAGAAGAAGGTGGAAGCAGGGGCCGAATATGCCGTCACCCAACTTTTCTACGACAACCGTAAGTACTTTGACTTTGTGGAACGTGCCCGTAAGGAAGGAATTACCATTCCCATTATTCCAGGCATCAAGCCATTCAAGAAGCTATCTCAGCTCAGCATGATACCCAAAACTTTTAAGGTCGATCTTCCGGAAGAACTGACCAAAGAAGCTTTGAAATGTAAAAACGACGAGGAGGCACAACAATTAGGCATCGAATGGTGCATACAGCAATGTAAAGAGCTTATGGCACACGGCATTCCAAGCCTGCACTTCTATGCTGTGGGAGCTACAAACAGCATTAAAGAAGTGGCCCGACAAATTTATTAA
- a CDS encoding PSP1 domain-containing protein has translation MEFKLHNGSGGLCCKSCGRQNKQLNTYDWLADIPGNTEESDMVEVQFKNTRKGYYRNSNKIPLENGDIVAVEATPGHDIGVVTLTGRLVPLQMRKANIKPEADIKRIYRKAKPVDMDKYNEAKGREHSTMIRARQIALNLNLNMKIGDVEYQGDGNKAIFYYIADERVDFRQLIKVLADAFHVRIEMKQIGARQEAGRIGGIGPCGRELCCATWMTSFVSVSTSAARYQDISLNPQKLAGQCAKLKCCLNYEVDCYVEAQKRLPSREIGLETKDGTFFFFKADILSNQITYSSDKNIPANLVTISGKRAFEIIGLNRRGIKPDNLMEETHRSEPKKPVDLLEQESLTRFDRGRKSRNNGESNGENGNGNRNRKRKKSNNNRIQGNGPTPQPQDQKQGEQATQEEAKRSQQSRQGEQPRPKDQQKQGGGDRPQRTSNRKPRNSKPRPQGEKSSNNDKPSQE, from the coding sequence ATGGAATTTAAACTACATAACGGAAGCGGAGGCCTTTGCTGCAAAAGTTGCGGCAGGCAAAACAAGCAACTGAATACTTATGACTGGCTTGCCGACATCCCCGGCAACACCGAAGAGAGTGATATGGTGGAAGTCCAGTTCAAAAACACCCGCAAAGGCTATTATCGCAATAGCAACAAAATACCTCTTGAAAACGGAGATATTGTCGCTGTAGAAGCTACTCCCGGACATGACATCGGCGTGGTGACCTTGACAGGACGCCTTGTACCATTGCAAATGCGAAAAGCCAATATCAAGCCGGAAGCTGACATCAAGCGCATCTACCGTAAAGCAAAGCCGGTAGATATGGATAAATACAATGAAGCAAAGGGGCGCGAGCATTCTACCATGATACGCGCACGCCAAATAGCCCTGAATCTCAATCTCAACATGAAAATCGGAGACGTAGAGTATCAGGGAGACGGCAATAAAGCTATCTTCTATTACATTGCCGATGAACGTGTAGATTTCCGTCAGCTCATCAAGGTACTGGCGGACGCTTTCCATGTACGCATTGAGATGAAGCAAATCGGCGCTCGCCAGGAAGCCGGCCGAATCGGTGGAATCGGTCCTTGCGGACGCGAATTATGCTGTGCCACCTGGATGACTTCTTTTGTATCGGTATCCACCAGTGCCGCCCGTTATCAGGACATTTCACTGAATCCCCAAAAACTGGCCGGCCAATGCGCCAAACTGAAATGTTGCCTCAACTACGAGGTAGATTGCTATGTAGAAGCTCAAAAACGCTTGCCTTCCAGAGAAATCGGACTGGAAACTAAAGATGGTACTTTCTTCTTCTTCAAAGCAGATATACTGAGCAACCAGATTACCTATTCATCCGACAAAAACATTCCGGCAAACCTTGTCACTATCAGCGGGAAACGTGCATTTGAAATTATCGGGCTGAACAGACGAGGCATCAAACCGGACAATCTCATGGAAGAGACCCACCGTTCCGAACCTAAGAAACCCGTGGATTTATTGGAACAAGAGAGCCTCACCCGTTTTGACCGTGGCCGCAAAAGCAGAAATAACGGTGAAAGCAACGGTGAAAACGGCAATGGAAACCGGAATAGAAAAAGGAAGAAAAGCAACAATAACCGCATACAGGGTAATGGCCCCACTCCTCAACCTCAAGACCAGAAACAAGGTGAACAAGCTACCCAAGAAGAAGCAAAACGAAGCCAGCAATCCAGACAGGGGGAGCAGCCAAGACCGAAAGACCAGCAAAAGCAAGGCGGTGGAGACAGGCCTCAACGGACCAGCAACCGCAAGCCCCGTAATAGCAAACCCAGACCTCAAGGAGAAAAGTCCTCAAACAATGACAAGCCTTCTCAAGAATAA
- the holB gene encoding DNA polymerase III subunit delta' codes for MFSFKNIIGQEAAKQRLIQEVQEGRIPHAQLFCGPTGVGKLPLALAYARYICCPHHTETDACGTCPSCVKWNKLVHPDVHFVFPIVNKAKSPKISVCSDFLPQWRQQLMTSSYFYLNHWLEDMDAENKQAQIFAQESDEIIRKLSLKSSEGGYKVTIVWQPEKMNQVCANKLLKLLEEPPEKTVFLLVSEAPEMILPTILSRTQRFNIPKIEESAIAEALQQKFGVQSQDSKSIAHLANGNFIKALETIHLNEENELFFNLFVSLMRLSYQRKIREMKQWSEQVAGLGRERQKNYLEYCQRMIRENFIYNLHCKEMNYMTMPEQNFATRFAPFINERNVMNIMDELSEAQIHIGQNVNARMVFFDFSLKMIVLLKQ; via the coding sequence TTGTTCAGTTTTAAGAATATCATAGGACAAGAAGCAGCCAAACAAAGGCTGATACAAGAAGTGCAAGAAGGACGTATCCCACATGCACAACTTTTCTGCGGTCCCACCGGAGTAGGAAAACTTCCACTTGCGCTGGCTTACGCCCGTTATATCTGTTGCCCCCACCATACGGAAACAGACGCTTGCGGCACTTGCCCCTCTTGTGTAAAATGGAACAAACTTGTACACCCGGACGTGCATTTCGTTTTCCCCATCGTGAACAAGGCCAAAAGTCCGAAGATATCTGTCTGCAGCGACTTTCTGCCTCAATGGAGACAGCAATTGATGACTTCGTCCTACTTCTACCTCAACCACTGGCTGGAAGATATGGATGCCGAAAACAAACAAGCTCAGATCTTTGCTCAGGAAAGTGATGAAATTATCCGGAAACTGAGCCTGAAATCCAGCGAAGGCGGTTATAAAGTGACTATCGTATGGCAACCGGAGAAAATGAACCAGGTATGCGCCAACAAACTGTTGAAGCTATTGGAAGAACCTCCCGAAAAAACCGTATTCCTGCTGGTTTCGGAAGCACCGGAAATGATATTGCCTACCATCCTCAGCCGTACACAACGCTTCAATATTCCCAAAATAGAAGAATCCGCCATAGCAGAGGCCTTGCAACAGAAGTTCGGAGTGCAATCCCAAGACAGCAAATCTATTGCCCACCTTGCCAACGGAAATTTCATCAAGGCACTGGAAACCATCCATCTGAATGAAGAAAATGAACTCTTCTTCAATCTTTTTGTCAGCCTGATGCGCCTTTCTTACCAACGCAAGATACGGGAAATGAAACAATGGAGCGAACAAGTAGCCGGTCTTGGACGCGAACGGCAAAAAAACTACCTTGAATATTGCCAACGCATGATACGGGAAAACTTCATATACAACCTGCATTGCAAAGAGATGAACTACATGACCATGCCGGAACAAAACTTCGCCACCCGATTCGCCCCTTTTATCAACGAAAGAAATGTCATGAACATTATGGATGAATTGAGCGAAGCGCAAATACACATCGGGCAGAACGTTAATGCCCGCATGGTATTCTTTGATTTTTCACTGAAAATGATTGTATTATTAAAACAATAG
- a CDS encoding TonB-dependent receptor, with translation MNKHKFVALALTLLATGNILAEKVDTLKVVDVEEILVIAAPKENRKLREQPTAVTLLSQRDMQAAQVNSIKSLTALVPNMFIPDYGSRLTSAVYIRGIGSRINTPSVGLYVDNIPYIDKSAFDFNYSDIERIDVLRGPQGTLYGRNAMGGLIKIHTKSPFSYQGTDFRIGAGTHNAYNTSLTHYHRVSSRFAFSTGGFYDYQGGFFRNAARNNEKVDKGQAVGGRFRGIYLPSDNWKVDLNVNYEYSDQGGYPYFYMGSLNAEKQSEALKPYIGKIANNERSSYYRNLLNAGLNIEYQARNFILSAVTGYQFLKDRMFMDQDFTPASIFNIEQKQKMNTLSEEIVLKSKPGRRWQWTTGAFGFYQWMHTDGPVVFHKEGIGSVIEGNVNNVFDGLASRPGAPAMHLGINNESLRIGGSFDTPTLSGALFHQSTFNDLLVRGLSATIGLRLDYEKIKMDYNSASDATDFNFSLAMKMPPMTLESNNLQANAAYRGKESTDYVQLLPKFALQYEWKKGNNVYVTVARGYRSGGYNIQMFSDLVTGMLKNSMMDAIAADPKFSSMSAMIEKMKDTGLPEVSEATRYKPEYTWNYEAGTHLTLWKGRLLADISAFYMDTRNQQIAKFAESGLGRITVNAGKSRSYGTEASLRAAVTDALTLNAGYGYTHATFKDYITNTKADGELQSISYNGNYVPFVPKHTLNIGGQYIFRIKPGHLLNRILLDANYTGAGRIYWTEANNASQAFYGTLNGCVSFQKGNGQIDFWVRNALDKGYTAFYFESMGNGIMQKGRPIQAGVELRCRF, from the coding sequence ATGAACAAACATAAATTTGTTGCCTTGGCTTTAACGCTATTGGCAACCGGAAATATCCTTGCAGAAAAGGTTGATACACTCAAAGTAGTGGATGTAGAAGAAATTCTCGTCATCGCGGCTCCTAAAGAGAACCGGAAATTGCGCGAGCAGCCTACCGCCGTCACCCTGCTCTCACAACGGGACATGCAGGCGGCTCAGGTAAATTCTATCAAAAGCCTCACAGCGCTTGTGCCCAATATGTTTATCCCCGATTACGGTTCGCGTCTCACTTCCGCTGTTTATATCCGCGGCATCGGTTCACGCATCAACACCCCTTCCGTAGGACTGTATGTGGATAACATCCCTTATATAGACAAATCCGCATTCGACTTCAATTACTCGGACATAGAGCGCATCGATGTACTGAGAGGGCCGCAGGGTACGCTGTACGGCCGCAACGCAATGGGCGGACTGATCAAGATACACACCAAGTCGCCTTTCAGTTATCAGGGAACAGACTTCCGCATAGGTGCAGGCACACACAATGCCTATAACACCTCCCTTACCCACTATCACAGGGTATCGAGCCGTTTCGCATTCTCCACCGGAGGCTTCTATGACTACCAAGGCGGATTTTTCCGCAATGCGGCGAGAAACAATGAAAAGGTAGATAAGGGTCAGGCAGTAGGCGGGCGTTTCCGCGGTATCTATCTGCCTTCGGACAACTGGAAGGTGGACTTGAACGTCAACTATGAATACAGCGATCAGGGAGGATACCCCTATTTCTATATGGGAAGCCTGAATGCGGAAAAACAAAGCGAAGCGTTGAAACCCTATATCGGCAAGATAGCCAACAACGAAAGAAGCAGTTATTACCGCAACCTGCTGAATGCCGGGCTGAATATTGAATATCAGGCACGGAATTTCATTTTGAGCGCCGTCACCGGCTATCAGTTCCTGAAAGACCGCATGTTCATGGATCAGGACTTCACGCCCGCCAGCATCTTCAACATCGAGCAGAAACAAAAGATGAACACACTCAGCGAGGAGATCGTACTGAAATCGAAGCCCGGAAGACGCTGGCAATGGACCACGGGAGCCTTCGGCTTCTACCAATGGATGCATACCGATGGACCGGTAGTGTTCCACAAAGAAGGCATCGGCAGTGTGATAGAGGGTAATGTGAACAATGTCTTCGACGGACTTGCCTCCAGGCCGGGAGCTCCAGCCATGCATCTGGGCATCAATAACGAAAGCCTGCGCATAGGCGGCAGTTTCGACACGCCGACCCTGAGTGGCGCACTCTTTCACCAATCCACCTTCAATGACCTGCTGGTAAGAGGCCTGTCGGCAACCATAGGCTTGCGTCTGGATTACGAGAAGATAAAGATGGACTACAATTCCGCCTCGGATGCCACGGACTTCAACTTCTCCTTAGCCATGAAGATGCCGCCCATGACCCTTGAAAGCAACAACCTGCAAGCAAACGCCGCATACAGGGGAAAGGAATCTACGGACTACGTGCAACTACTGCCTAAATTCGCCCTGCAATACGAATGGAAGAAAGGAAACAATGTATATGTCACCGTGGCCCGCGGCTATCGTTCGGGAGGCTACAACATACAGATGTTCTCCGACCTCGTGACCGGAATGCTGAAGAACTCCATGATGGATGCCATTGCCGCCGATCCCAAATTCAGCAGCATGAGCGCCATGATAGAAAAGATGAAAGACACCGGCCTGCCGGAAGTGAGCGAAGCCACCCGTTACAAGCCCGAATATACATGGAACTACGAAGCCGGCACGCACCTCACATTGTGGAAAGGCCGCCTGCTGGCCGACATCTCAGCCTTTTACATGGATACCCGCAACCAGCAGATAGCCAAATTTGCCGAAAGCGGTTTGGGAAGAATCACCGTAAATGCCGGGAAAAGCCGCAGCTACGGGACAGAAGCAAGCCTGCGCGCGGCGGTGACCGACGCGCTTACCTTGAACGCCGGTTATGGCTACACGCATGCCACTTTCAAGGATTACATCACCAACACTAAAGCAGATGGAGAATTACAGTCAATAAGTTACAACGGCAATTACGTGCCCTTTGTACCCAAGCATACGCTGAACATAGGCGGCCAATACATCTTCCGCATCAAGCCCGGGCATCTGCTGAACCGCATCCTGCTTGATGCCAACTACACCGGTGCAGGACGCATCTACTGGACCGAGGCCAACAATGCTTCTCAAGCCTTCTACGGAACCTTGAACGGATGTGTCAGCTTTCAGAAAGGAAACGGGCAGATTGACTTCTGGGTGCGCAACGCATTGGATAAGGGCTACACCGCCTTCTACTTCGAAAGTATGGGAAACGGAATCATGCAGAAAGGACGCCCCATTCAGGCAGGTGTAGAATTGCGTTGCAGGTTCTGA